The genomic stretch GGTTTCAGCAGGTCCGGGTGCTGGGCGGCAACAACGTTCGGGTGGGCCCGCAGCCGGTAGCGCAGGGCATTGTCGCCGTAGGTTTCCAGGATCGGGCTGTTGGTGGGGTCGACCGAGAGCCCCCGCGCCTTTGCCTGGAATTCGGGGCTGGCGGCCAGCCGGGGCATGGTGGCATCCAGTGCGGGGTTGAAGAAGAACGGCAGCGAGATCCTGTCGGTGCCGCGGCGCGGTGAGATGACGCGGTGCAGGGTGGCCTTGAGGTAGCCGTTGGTGGCCAGTTCCAGCATCTCGCCGATGTTGACCACAAAGGTTCCGGGCACCTGTGGCGCGTCGATCCACGAGCCCTGGTACTCCACCTGGAGCCCGCCCTTGTCCGGTTCGACCAGCAATAGTGTGATGACGCCGCCGTCGCGGTGTGATCCCACGCCCTGGACGGGGTCGGGGTTGGATTCGCCCGGGTATCGGACGATCTTCAGCACGGGAAACGCCCGCTCGGCAAACGCGGCGTCG from Arthrobacter stackebrandtii encodes the following:
- a CDS encoding isopenicillin N synthase family dioxygenase, with amino-acid sequence MASLDSLPVLDFSRLSAGPAEAAAFRSDLRDAMHEVGFLYLSGHGVPQELTDAMLDISRRFFELPEDVKLAVENIHSPQFRGYTRMGGELTDGAVDWREQIDIGVEREAVPAGEGVADYWRLEGPNLWPEGLPGMRAVVSEWTERLSSISLELLRALAVSLGAPEDTFDAAFAERAFPVLKIVRYPGESNPDPVQGVGSHRDGGVITLLLVEPDKGGLQVEYQGSWIDAPQVPGTFVVNIGEMLELATNGYLKATLHRVISPRRGTDRISLPFFFNPALDATMPRLAASPEFQAKARGLSVDPTNSPILETYGDNALRYRLRAHPNVVAAQHPDLLKP